The segment GTGGCTGTGGTTTGGGTTGGCTATTTGGCAGAGATAGATGATGCTGACCGCTAGGGGTAGTGCTCTGCTGGTGGTTGCCATTGGGTGATTTCATCTGGCTTGTTAGAGGCACCTCCTGCGAATGTTCAAACGGTGAAGGGGGTCGGTGGGAGTTGAGGGGCGAGATCTTCTGTGGGGAGCCAAGCGGGGAAAgctgctgctgcagctgctgtgGTCTAGACTCGGGAGAGTGTCGTTGTACAAGATCTGAAGGAGAGGGTTCTCGCTGGCTCAATGACTGTGGAGAAACAGATCTCCGATGATGCTGCTGCTGGTATTGATGCAGAGCCATTTCAGCTGAAAATTGAGGCATGCCGGGCATCAGCATGGGGTGGGTGGGTGGCTGCAGGTGGTGCATGGGGTGCATCATCTGTTGTTGCTGATGTTTGAAATGGGGATGGGCTGGGTCAAAAATCTGGGTTGGCATGTCCCGTATCTTATGAGTCAGCATGTGCTGGCGTAGATTGCCTCTCGTTGAGAAACCCTTGGAGCAGATCTCACACTTGTATGGTCGCTCCTTGGTGTGGCTTCGGTAGTGAATATTGAGGGCACTGGTGCAGGCAAACGACTTACCACAGTAGTGGCATGTAGTGCTGGACCCATTGACACGTTTGGACGAGTAGGCTGCATTCAAGGTGTCTTGCATTAACAAACCAGCACTGCTTCCATTCATTCTGCCATCCATCGGGTGAGGGAATCCAAATGGCATCATCAGGTTATTATTGACCTGATTCTTCAGGGCTTCCAAGCTGTTCTCACTGCTTCCTGAAGACCCTGATTTGGGAGTGAGGTCCAGGGCACCATTGTTATCCATACGGCTGGTGTCAATCTTAAGAGGCGCACGCTGAAGCTCGTCATGATGGTATTTCAAGTGATCTTGGTGGATCTTATGTTCATTATAAATATTTCTGTTTTCCCCTCTGCTTTGGTCGCCATTGCTCTTGTGCTCTTCACTTCTGTGCTCTTCCATTCTATGTTCATCACCTCGGTGTTCTGAGTGACTATGACTGTCgtcattttgttttgacttttgacCCTCTGAATGAGCATCACCATCCCTGGTGATTTCATCAAGATGGTTCCTTACGTAATCAGGGTGTCTCCTCATTTCGCCAGAAAGTCTAGACATGTCACTTGAATGACTTCTGAGGAGGCTCTCATGACGACTTACAAGTCCATCAAGATGTCGGCGCATTTCTTCTTGGCTGCTCCTGTGGTTTTCAGTATGTTCATCTCCTGGACTGCGGGGTTGTTGTGGGCCTCTTTCTGAGGCAGGAGTTTCCTCTTGGCTTTTCTCCGAAGGTGACATGCGTTCAGAATTGGGAAGACGTCCCATCAGCTGTCGGTGGTGATTCTCTGCGTTGGTGGCAGCAGCTTGGAGATGTAATGCTGATGCTATGGAATCAATGCCTTTAGTGTAATTTGGCTGGGGTTCCGATGGGGACACAGCAGTGCTACTATCATCAGTAAGATACGCAGGAGGAGAGACAACACCAACAGACGGTGCTTCTCGGGTTAACCCTTCAACATCTTTACCAAGCCAAGACATTTGCATCTTCTCGCTATTCTCCATTTCTCTTTCTATGTTTCGTCCTCTGTCAGATAGGCCACTTGTTTTAGTCTCGTCATTATGCTCTGAGACATCTTCGTCTGCTTGCTCTGGTAAAGCTTCATCAGGTAAGCCGTTATGGCCGTCCTCTCCAGTGCCTTCCGTTTCAGAGTAGCCCTCTGGCGAGTACTCCATGTGAGAAGCCATCTCATTGAGCCTCATATCTTCATCGTCAAAATCATCTTGGTCCAGAGCTCGGGCCTCCTCATTGATCATCTCTTCAGTGAGCTTATCCTCTGCTTGAATCTGAAATGCAGATAAATCTTGAGGGATATGGAACCCCTCAGCGGCATGCATGCGTAGATGTTGCTGCAGGACCAAGATGTTGCTGAAACGCTTTTGGCATATTGGACAATCATGGAACATCCTGAGTGGAGGTTTGGCACGATGGACAGTGAAGTGAGTCTTGAGGTTACCCTTTGTAGTGAAAGAGCGGAGGCAGATTCTGCATTTATAGGGTCGCTCACCGGTGTGTATCCGGTAATGCATCTGCAGGGCACTTTTGCAGCTAAGGACCCGGTGACATATAACACACTGTGAGGAGTCGGTAATCTTCTGCTCAATATTTTCCACAAGCTTTTGCAGTTTTGAGGTCTCTGATGGCCGTATACCTTGCTCGGCCAGGGCTGCTAAAGATGATGGCGTACTTGGTGCAGTGGTAGCTATTGACGAAGACTCGGACATAATCTGAGCCATGGAGTGAGCAAAGCTGGGAAAGCTTGACGACAAGGGAGTGCCTCTTTCAAGGATTGAATGAGAGGAGACAATTGGAGGAACAGCCGGTCTAGACAGGTCAGACTCGGACTTTGGCCGGAGAAACTCTGAACCTG is part of the Asterias rubens chromosome 4, eAstRub1.3, whole genome shotgun sequence genome and harbors:
- the LOC117289167 gene encoding sal-like protein 1, with protein sequence MGSLARGQWVPWPGANGFLGQYLEQVLGEDCGGRGNDGLRQNQEEDGAAKENHLNTTNNEETDEDVVIGGLHVCGKCRAEFPAYPDFLQHKQTCSKKPVVVVINNDSHVPTENSSSPVPPSSQFSHHQEITKTVYHNNEPTLNDLQQQGEDPAQYDDQEDFDNATDELSQNETHANQDGDHTDQLPPPKDGLEEDDLKSSEPDRTRTQSVDSMEFEESQVQLRHRGDHSRSPSQRPSSFPHSSLMPGPHDQARYAVRHYHDMHMHGNQPEMSNIQDQLFHLQQQHIHQLQLIQNIQQQLSSLAMQIKHTPNVTSSANAPITTSAPQTPSAESQQQLPRPQMMSQQSSSSGPSPHLMHHFDSLPRPMPQQMMPSMPVRPSILPPASFPMPPQRPPFDILQQQAVMPPVSSPLLQAPPRLPFPPGLMLHRKGKPPNVAVFDPKFPSDDPFFRHKCRFCHKVFGSDSALQIHIRSHTGERPFKCNICGNRFSTKGNLKVHFQRHIDRYPHVKMDTTPYPPSPPLPNERLPIQSPAIQQVPLPTIPSDMAGLPSDVPTSFHSRMPVSQASGSDSASSSISGDQPLEQRSHDDMSQPKAGSEFLRPKSESDLSRPAVPPIVSSHSILERGTPLSSSFPSFAHSMAQIMSESSSIATTAPSTPSSLAALAEQGIRPSETSKLQKLVENIEQKITDSSQCVICHRVLSCKSALQMHYRIHTGERPYKCRICLRSFTTKGNLKTHFTVHRAKPPLRMFHDCPICQKRFSNILVLQQHLRMHAAEGFHIPQDLSAFQIQAEDKLTEEMINEEARALDQDDFDDEDMRLNEMASHMEYSPEGYSETEGTGEDGHNGLPDEALPEQADEDVSEHNDETKTSGLSDRGRNIEREMENSEKMQMSWLGKDVEGLTREAPSVGVVSPPAYLTDDSSTAVSPSEPQPNYTKGIDSIASALHLQAAATNAENHHRQLMGRLPNSERMSPSEKSQEETPASERGPQQPRSPGDEHTENHRSSQEEMRRHLDGLVSRHESLLRSHSSDMSRLSGEMRRHPDYVRNHLDEITRDGDAHSEGQKSKQNDDSHSHSEHRGDEHRMEEHRSEEHKSNGDQSRGENRNIYNEHKIHQDHLKYHHDELQRAPLKIDTSRMDNNGALDLTPKSGSSGSSENSLEALKNQVNNNLMMPFGFPHPMDGRMNGSSAGLLMQDTLNAAYSSKRVNGSSTTCHYCGKSFACTSALNIHYRSHTKERPYKCEICSKGFSTRGNLRQHMLTHKIRDMPTQIFDPAHPHFKHQQQQMMHPMHHLQPPTHPMLMPGMPQFSAEMALHQYQQQHHRRSVSPQSLSQREPSPSDLVQRHSPESRPQQLQQQLSPLGSPQKISPLNSHRPPSPFEHSQEVPLTSQMKSPNGNHQQSTTPSGQHHLSLPNSQPKPQPQHSPSNNNNYQQELQQKMMHSQPMKFSPDASPSSQPSLKRSLSESGCPSPPKRPALKHSCNVCSKQFQSDSALQIHIRTHTGEKPFKCHMCGRAFTTKGNLKVHLGTHMWNGGPTRRGRRISMESPLLMSPKEGEMFRHDMFGLRPMYEGAFFQYPPQLMNGYAAAMSKANEISVIQNHHSSLGHNRLPENPNSVIMKGNDSAHDTIRDSVPESVVSQN